A region of Flavobacterium album DNA encodes the following proteins:
- a CDS encoding GEVED domain-containing protein has protein sequence MKNTTIFKTSNSGKNLRFWHFCLMLYALFSVTGGYAQGTISVGSGTANSSFYMPVRAYYGYSYTQQIVTASEYAAGGGVAGNITKIRYYISTAEVPLNTWNNWTIYIGHTSKTAFANTTDWEPAANLTQVFSGTVTQASNSWMEITLTTPFAYNGTSNLVIGVDENAPLYTSGINDTYFGSYTSAANTGIYYYNDTTNPNPASPPTANGRTSTLPRIQFVGAVASCLPPTSVVISGTSATSATATLTAPSSAPSGGYDYYISTTNTAPTTATTGNVSGTTISLGSLTANTTYYLWVRGNCGSGSTSLWSGVTTFTTACDPQNIPYTQDFESVTTPQLPECTSVQNAGSGNNWETNSPAAYGFSNKALRYAYNTAAAANVWFFTKGLNLTANTSYRITYKYGSAGFSEKMKVAYGTSPTAAAMTLPLADHNGFTTSPLTNTVDFTPAASGVYYFGFNAYSVANQFWIFLDDISITLTPTCLAPTALTSATVSTTSGTVSWTAPSTAPANGYEYYTSTTNTAPTASTVVSGSVAAGVTTATIGGLAPNTTNYVWVRSNCTASDQSTWSGPTSFYTGYCTPAPSSVDGTGITNVTLGGINNTTAGETGNYGNYSAITGSGALGSTVNFSITLNSCDTFSCYTYGTKIWIDWNNDLDFSDAGELVYTGLSGSTAPIILTGSFVVPANASLAGNHRMRIGATDNDSGPADACYTGTYGTFEDYTFNAFMPPAPVVTSFTPATYCAASGVITITGTDLGNATLTVGTTPVTITTNTATQIVATVAAGVSGPVTVTTVGGTTTTADSFAVTAPTAIVLSATSDAICVGQTSDPVTITSGAAAFDTFEWSPLAGVSGTAATGFTFSPAATTTYTLTASNAVSGCVTTTTFTVNVNVLPTALVLPDSAAVCEGGSAVAIQASGATTMNTILAENFNGASNNWTTANNGTGGTVANAAWTLRADGYQIPSYNVVHSNDNSQFYLSNSDSQGSGSTTSVILASPAFSTVGYSSVNVSFYHFYQQWQTSTAKVEASVDGTAWTTLQTYSANTGTYTAFASANIALTNAFLNQPVVYIRFKFDASWGYFWAIDNVAISGQQGADITWSPQAGLYTDAAATVAYTGQAASTVYAKPTATTAYTATATNPSGCFVTDAVEVMYHNTPAPAADALQTVCSGSTIASLEATGSGISWYAAATGGNALAANTVLVDGATYYAAQVADGCQSVTRTAVMVDLTVTPAPTVADDTQTFCGSGTVSQIVATGTGLKWYTTPTGGNAVAETSALTPGVTVYYGSQTIDGCESSARTAVAVLLNVTDAPQAAAQQTFCNMGTVAGLMATGSGVQWYSDATGGTALASSAALTDGGVYYASQTMNGCESMTRTMVTVSISTPDAPDAEAAQTFCNSATVADLMATGEGIQWYSAETGGTALAATTPLMNGMMYYASRTVNGCESATRTMVTATVNMTAAPVVAVALQSFCNSATVADLDAEGTDIQWYTSATGGNAMAADGELMDGMLYYASQTVNGCESTQRATVAVSINTVADLTGDAQQTITVGNADDATIEDLVVDGNGYVTWYPTEEDALAGTNAIEQGTTLVSGDTYYAMQTVGNCTSMNVFAVTVDVTLGGEQFNAAAFQYYPNPVKDVLNVSYSSDITSVSVFNMLGQQVISLQPAATQAKVDMSSLADGAYIMKVTAGNAVKTIKVMKKQ, from the coding sequence ATGAAAAACACTACTATCTTTAAAACCTCAAATTCTGGGAAAAATTTGAGGTTTTGGCATTTTTGCCTGATGCTTTATGCACTCTTTTCGGTCACGGGCGGGTATGCCCAGGGAACGATCAGCGTGGGTTCGGGAACAGCAAACAGTTCCTTCTACATGCCGGTCAGGGCTTATTATGGTTATTCGTATACCCAGCAAATCGTCACCGCTTCGGAATATGCGGCCGGCGGTGGTGTTGCGGGAAACATAACCAAGATCAGGTACTATATCTCTACGGCTGAAGTACCGTTAAACACCTGGAATAACTGGACCATCTACATTGGGCACACCAGTAAGACGGCGTTTGCAAACACTACAGATTGGGAACCTGCGGCAAACCTTACACAGGTATTTTCGGGGACTGTAACACAGGCGTCAAACAGCTGGATGGAAATCACGCTTACAACGCCATTTGCTTATAATGGCACCAGCAACCTGGTAATTGGCGTAGACGAAAATGCACCACTATACACCAGCGGTATTAACGATACCTATTTTGGGTCGTACACCTCGGCTGCCAATACAGGGATTTATTATTATAATGATACTACCAACCCGAACCCGGCATCGCCACCTACTGCAAACGGAAGGACATCGACACTTCCGAGGATACAGTTTGTAGGTGCGGTGGCATCATGCCTTCCGCCAACATCTGTGGTAATCAGCGGCACATCGGCAACTTCGGCTACTGCAACGTTGACTGCTCCGTCGAGCGCGCCTTCAGGAGGATATGATTATTATATCTCTACTACCAACACAGCGCCTACTACGGCTACTACAGGAAACGTTTCGGGTACAACTATATCATTAGGTTCGCTTACTGCCAATACAACGTACTACCTTTGGGTAAGGGGTAATTGCGGCAGCGGCAGCACCAGTTTGTGGAGCGGGGTTACCACATTTACCACGGCCTGCGATCCGCAAAACATCCCGTACACACAGGATTTTGAATCGGTTACAACGCCGCAGCTGCCGGAGTGTACATCGGTACAAAACGCAGGTTCCGGCAATAACTGGGAAACAAACAGCCCGGCTGCCTATGGCTTTAGCAACAAAGCGCTACGATATGCCTACAACACGGCCGCCGCTGCAAATGTATGGTTCTTTACCAAAGGACTTAACCTGACAGCTAACACTTCGTACAGGATAACCTATAAGTATGGAAGCGCAGGATTCAGTGAAAAGATGAAAGTGGCTTATGGCACCTCTCCAACTGCGGCTGCAATGACATTGCCATTGGCAGACCACAATGGTTTTACTACAAGCCCGCTTACCAACACAGTAGATTTTACACCGGCAGCGTCAGGCGTATATTACTTTGGATTCAATGCCTATTCTGTAGCCAACCAGTTTTGGATATTCCTTGATGATATAAGCATTACGCTTACTCCAACATGTCTTGCACCTACAGCGCTTACAAGCGCTACGGTATCTACTACATCTGGAACGGTATCATGGACAGCGCCATCAACGGCTCCTGCCAATGGCTATGAGTACTACACGAGCACTACTAATACAGCCCCTACAGCATCAACTGTTGTTTCGGGAAGTGTAGCTGCAGGTGTTACTACAGCAACAATTGGCGGGCTTGCGCCAAATACTACCAATTACGTTTGGGTAAGGTCTAACTGTACGGCATCAGACCAGAGTACATGGTCAGGCCCTACAAGCTTCTACACAGGTTACTGTACGCCGGCGCCTTCAAGTGTAGATGGTACGGGTATAACCAATGTTACATTAGGCGGCATTAATAATACTACTGCCGGTGAAACAGGAAACTACGGAAACTATTCTGCAATAACCGGTAGCGGTGCATTAGGCTCTACAGTAAACTTTAGCATAACGCTAAATAGCTGTGATACTTTCTCTTGCTATACATACGGCACAAAAATCTGGATCGACTGGAACAATGACCTTGATTTTTCCGATGCAGGTGAATTGGTTTACACCGGGCTTTCAGGAAGTACGGCACCTATTATCCTTACAGGATCATTTGTTGTACCTGCAAATGCATCGCTTGCAGGAAACCACAGAATGAGGATAGGCGCTACCGATAATGATTCGGGCCCTGCTGATGCATGCTATACAGGAACGTATGGTACTTTCGAAGATTATACTTTCAATGCCTTTATGCCTCCTGCACCTGTTGTTACTTCGTTTACACCGGCAACCTACTGTGCTGCTTCGGGCGTAATTACCATTACCGGTACAGACCTTGGCAATGCAACACTAACCGTAGGCACAACCCCGGTTACTATAACAACTAATACAGCTACACAAATAGTTGCTACTGTTGCTGCTGGTGTTTCCGGCCCTGTTACTGTTACTACAGTAGGAGGTACCACTACTACGGCAGATTCATTTGCTGTAACAGCTCCAACGGCTATAGTGCTTAGCGCTACTTCAGACGCAATATGTGTAGGCCAAACCAGCGACCCTGTCACCATTACTTCAGGAGCTGCTGCTTTCGATACCTTCGAATGGTCACCGCTTGCAGGTGTTTCAGGAACTGCTGCTACAGGCTTTACATTTAGCCCTGCTGCTACGACAACCTATACTTTAACAGCTTCAAATGCAGTTTCGGGATGTGTTACAACAACAACATTCACTGTAAACGTAAATGTGCTGCCAACGGCACTTGTATTGCCTGACAGCGCTGCAGTTTGCGAAGGCGGAAGTGCTGTAGCAATACAGGCATCGGGAGCAACAACAATGAATACTATACTTGCAGAGAACTTTAATGGCGCTTCAAACAACTGGACTACCGCAAATAACGGAACTGGCGGTACGGTTGCAAATGCTGCATGGACTTTGCGTGCAGACGGATACCAGATACCATCTTATAACGTTGTGCACAGTAATGATAATTCACAATTCTATTTGTCAAACAGCGACTCGCAAGGCAGTGGCAGTACTACATCTGTTATCTTAGCTTCTCCTGCGTTCAGTACTGTTGGATATAGCTCAGTAAACGTTTCATTCTACCATTTCTACCAGCAATGGCAAACGTCTACAGCAAAAGTAGAAGCTTCGGTAGATGGTACTGCGTGGACAACTTTACAGACATATAGTGCAAATACCGGCACTTATACAGCTTTTGCATCGGCAAATATTGCCCTGACAAATGCGTTCCTTAACCAGCCGGTGGTGTACATCAGGTTCAAGTTTGATGCCTCATGGGGTTATTTCTGGGCTATCGACAATGTTGCCATATCAGGCCAGCAGGGAGCTGATATAACATGGTCGCCACAGGCAGGCCTTTACACCGATGCTGCTGCTACAGTGGCTTATACCGGACAGGCTGCTTCTACAGTATATGCAAAACCTACTGCAACTACTGCTTATACCGCTACTGCTACAAACCCTTCGGGATGTTTCGTTACAGATGCTGTTGAGGTAATGTACCACAATACTCCTGCACCGGCAGCTGATGCCTTACAAACAGTATGTAGTGGTTCAACCATTGCAAGCCTTGAAGCTACAGGCTCTGGTATTAGCTGGTATGCTGCTGCTACAGGCGGAAATGCACTGGCTGCAAATACCGTTCTTGTGGATGGAGCTACTTATTATGCAGCGCAGGTTGCCGATGGCTGCCAAAGCGTAACAAGGACAGCGGTTATGGTAGACCTTACAGTAACTCCTGCTCCAACGGTGGCTGATGACACACAGACATTCTGTGGTTCGGGTACTGTTTCCCAAATCGTTGCTACAGGTACAGGCCTTAAATGGTATACAACGCCAACAGGAGGAAATGCTGTTGCGGAAACTTCTGCATTAACGCCAGGCGTTACGGTATATTACGGATCGCAGACAATAGATGGCTGCGAAAGCTCTGCCAGGACTGCTGTTGCAGTTTTATTGAATGTTACCGATGCTCCTCAGGCTGCTGCTCAACAAACATTTTGTAATATGGGAACTGTAGCCGGATTGATGGCAACAGGATCTGGCGTACAATGGTACAGCGATGCTACAGGCGGAACGGCTCTTGCATCGTCTGCAGCGCTTACTGACGGAGGTGTTTACTACGCATCGCAAACAATGAATGGCTGCGAAAGCATGACAAGGACTATGGTGACTGTATCTATCAGCACACCAGATGCTCCGGACGCAGAAGCAGCGCAGACTTTCTGTAATTCAGCAACTGTGGCAGACCTTATGGCTACAGGTGAGGGTATACAATGGTATAGTGCCGAAACGGGCGGAACTGCCCTTGCAGCTACCACGCCACTTATGAATGGTATGATGTATTATGCATCAAGGACTGTAAACGGTTGTGAAAGCGCAACAAGGACAATGGTTACAGCAACAGTAAATATGACGGCTGCACCGGTTGTTGCCGTGGCGCTGCAATCATTCTGTAATAGTGCTACAGTAGCAGATCTTGATGCTGAAGGTACAGATATTCAATGGTATACTTCTGCAACCGGCGGCAACGCAATGGCTGCCGATGGTGAGCTGATGGACGGAATGCTGTATTATGCTTCGCAAACGGTTAACGGCTGCGAAAGTACGCAAAGGGCTACTGTGGCTGTATCGATAAATACAGTTGCAGATCTTACCGGCGACGCACAACAGACGATAACAGTAGGTAATGCTGATGATGCAACTATAGAAGATCTTGTAGTAGATGGAAATGGTTATGTTACATGGTATCCTACTGAAGAAGATGCGTTGGCAGGTACAAACGCGATAGAGCAGGGTACAACACTTGTATCAGGAGATACTTACTATGCTATGCAAACGGTAGGCAACTGTACAAGTATGAACGTATTTGCAGTTACGGTAGATGTAACATTGGGCGGCGAGCAGTTTAATGCTGCTGCATTCCAGTACTATCCGAACCCTGTGAAAGATGTTCTGAATGTTTCCTACTCATCAGATATTACTTCTGTAAGCGTGTTCAACATGCTTGGCCAACAGGTTATTTCCCTACAACCTGCGGCTACACAGGCCAAAGTTGATATGTCTTCGCTTGCCGATGGCGCTTATATCATGAAAGTTACAGCAGGAAACGCTGTAAAAACAATTAAAGTCATGAAAAAACAATAA
- a CDS encoding glycosyltransferase: MFFSLIIPVYNRPDEIDELLASLAVQTYKEKYEVVIIEDGSLVTCNDVVAAYNEKLDISYYFKANSGPGDSRNYGMRIAKGDYFIILDSDCIIPADYLANVANSLGAAYVDCFGGPDAALDSFSDVQKAINFTMTSFLTTGGIRGKSEKIEKFQPRSFNMGISKKAFEASGGFGDIHPGEDPDLSIRLWKLGFTTRLFPDCYVYHKRRIDWGKFYKQVNKFGKARPILDLWHPQYRKITFLFPSLFILGLAGSLIILLINVQFFLYIYTLYFVMLFLMATIQNKSIKVGFLSLIAVFIQFYGYGIGYMLSFLKVHILKQKPQAAFPGLFFKK; encoded by the coding sequence ATGTTTTTTTCCCTGATAATCCCGGTTTACAACAGGCCGGATGAGATAGATGAGCTTTTGGCAAGCCTGGCCGTCCAGACATACAAGGAGAAGTATGAGGTGGTAATTATTGAAGATGGCTCCTTGGTAACCTGTAATGACGTAGTAGCTGCCTACAACGAAAAACTGGACATATCGTATTATTTTAAGGCGAATTCAGGCCCTGGCGACTCCAGGAACTATGGGATGAGGATAGCTAAGGGTGATTATTTTATCATTCTTGACTCCGATTGCATCATTCCCGCGGACTATCTTGCCAATGTTGCCAACAGTTTAGGGGCAGCATATGTAGATTGTTTCGGTGGGCCGGATGCCGCGCTCGATTCGTTCAGCGATGTGCAGAAAGCGATTAACTTTACGATGACATCTTTCCTGACGACAGGGGGGATAAGGGGCAAATCGGAAAAAATTGAAAAGTTCCAGCCCCGCAGCTTCAATATGGGCATCTCCAAAAAAGCTTTTGAGGCATCAGGAGGGTTTGGAGATATACACCCCGGCGAAGATCCCGACCTTTCCATTCGCCTCTGGAAGCTTGGTTTTACTACGCGCCTGTTCCCCGATTGCTATGTATATCACAAACGAAGGATCGACTGGGGCAAATTTTACAAGCAGGTCAATAAGTTTGGAAAAGCAAGGCCGATACTGGACCTTTGGCATCCTCAGTACAGGAAAATTACTTTTTTATTCCCCTCGCTGTTCATCCTTGGATTAGCAGGTTCTCTTATCATATTGTTAATTAATGTCCAATTCTTCCTATATATTTATACATTGTACTTTGTAATGCTGTTTTTAATGGCAACAATACAAAACAAGAGTATAAAGGTTGGGTTTTTGTCGCTAATTGCAGTTTTTATCCAGTTTTATGGTTATGGCATTGGCTATATGCTGTCCTTTTTAAAAGTCCATATACTGAAACAAAAGCCACAGGCGGCATTTCCCGGGCTATTCTTTAAGAAATAA